In Dermacentor variabilis isolate Ectoservices chromosome 11, ASM5094787v1, whole genome shotgun sequence, one genomic interval encodes:
- the LOC142563356 gene encoding uncharacterized protein LOC142563356, which yields METISLQGYRAVSSLAENGLGIAILIANKCAFQEHDLRLGNTKLEALLVEIIPNSWLKNSVFVINVYCSPRDNRQTFYSLTTKASSKARETPLVMAGDFNAPHEAWGYVRSILKGCRLLQAATDSSLELITDPHYPTRMGNSVSRDTTPDLAFVKNAPGAEWHNLEENLGTQLKKDVAAVTRTVETDLKLDRMDARLAHLLEAKNSLTARWKTQKLNRNLRRRIAALNHEIESHCKELGQQQWNEVCASVDGQMRAGGKWNLLKQLLDDIQSKRNHTLAIDRLVHKLNSEGASVNEVMDEVARRYLPIGQTGPEDYPAYGGKADEELDAPFSVSEVRAALQGLNGRSAPGPDGISNRLLRNLDDGSIELLTKEINDVWEAGIVPDAWKEASVILIPKPEVMLLIKRQIVDVVTREVRGILALDIAKAFDTVKHKHVLDSVTRLNLGERFHAFVSSFLRDRKATIKLGQIKSDGYALGACGTPQGAVLSPLLFNISMSDLSVRLDRIGAVNLNHAIYADDITVWCGGGSDAAVKRALQEALQVTEEFLEGTGLVLSPTKSELLLSRVWLQGRRLQESLQVTGLSRRILRPRHVVRVQLVKERWTSLMTI from the exons ATGGAAACGATTTCTCTCCAGGGGTATCGAGCTGTCTCCTCGTTGGCGGAGAATGGGCTCGGCATCGCGATACTTATTGCAAATAAGTGCGCCTTCCAGGAGCACGATCTCCGTCTTGGCAACACCAAGCTGGAAGCGTTGCTCGTCGAGATCATACCAAACAGTTGGCTCAAGAACAGCGTCTTCGTTATCAATGTGTACTGCTCGCCTAGGGACAACCGGCAGACCTTCTACAGCCTAACAACCAAGGCATCGTCCAAGGCGCGGGAGACGCCGCTCGTTAtggctggagatttcaacgcgccgcaCGAAGCCTGGGGCTACGTGAGAAGCATTCTCAAAGGCTGCAGACTCCTGCAGGCAGCGACTGACAGCTCCCTAGAACTGATAACCGACCCCCATTACCCCACACGCATGGGAAACTCGGTCTCGAGAGACACCACCCCGGATCTGGCCTTCGTCAAGAACGCGCCGGGAGCGGAGTGGCACAACTTGGAAGAGAAcctgggaa CGCAGCTCAAGAAGGATGTAGCTGCGGTCACCAGGACCGTCGAAACGGACCTCAAGCTCGATCGCATGGACGCTCGATTGGCGCACCTGCTCGAAGCCAAGAATTCCCTCACGGCCAGATGGAAGACgcagaagctgaatcgcaaccTCCGCAGGAGGATTGCGGCCCTCAACCACGAGATCGAATCGCACTGCAAGgagctcggccagcagcaatggaacgaagtaTGCGCGTCCGTCGACGGCCAGATGCgtgcgggaggcaagtggaacctcctcaagcagttaTTGGACGACATCCAGTCTAAGAGAAACCACACTCTGGCTATCGATAGGCTGGTCCACAAGCTTAATAGCGAAGGCGCATCTGTGAACGAAGTGATGGACGAAGTCGCGCGTCGCTACCTCCCCATCGGGCAGACCGGGCCAGAAGATTACCCGGCCTATGGCGGCAAGGCGGACGAGGAGCTCGACGCCCCCTTCTCCGTCtcggaagtcagagcggcccttcaaGGCCTCAACGGAAGATCGGCGCCCGGGCCGGATGGAATCTCGAACAGACTCCTTCGAAATTTAGACGACGGCTCGATCGAACTGCTCACCAAAGAAATAAACGATGTCTGGGAGGCCGGCATCGTACCGGATGCCTGGAAGGAAGCCTCGGTGATCCTAattccgaagccgg AGGTCATGCTGCTGATCAAGAGGCAGATAGTCGACGTGGTCACGAGAGAGGTCCGAGGCATCTTGGCGCTGGacatcgccaaggccttcgacacggtcaagCACAAGCACGTCCTCGACTCTGTGACGAGATTGAACCTCGGCGAACGCTTTCACGCGTTCGTGAGCTCTTTTCtaagggatcgcaaggccacgatcAAATTGGGCCAGATCAAGTCGGACGGATACGCGCTGGGAGCCTGCGGCACGCCGCAGGGTGCGGTGTTATCTCCACTGCTCTTCAACATCTCCATGAGCGACCTATCAGTCCGACTCGACCGAATCGGGGCCGTCAATCTCAATCACgctatctacgcggacgacatcaccgtctggtgcGGCGGTGGGTCGGACGCAGCGGTGAAGCGGGCCCTGCAAGAAGCCTTGCAAGTCACGGAAGAATTCCTCGAGGGCACGGGACTGGTCCTTTCGCCGACTaagtcggaactcttgct CTCGCGCGTCTGGCTGCAAGGCCGACGCTTGCAAGAGTCACTGCAAGTCACTGGGCTCTCGCGGCGGATACTGCGACCAAGGCACGTGGTGCGTGTGCAACTAGTCAAGGAACGCTGGACCAGTCTGATGACAATATAA